From the Nodularia sp. NIES-3585 genome, one window contains:
- a CDS encoding glucokinase — translation MTLLLAGDIGGTKTILRLVEASDSLELQTIYEETYRSGDFPDLVPLVQQFLIKANTPVPQKACFAIAGPVVDNTAKLTNLTWFLDTDRLKQELGIDSMCLINDFAAVGYGIFGLSKKDLLTLQVGKHKLEAPIAIIGAGTGLGQGFLIKQGNYYQVFPSEGGHADFAPRSELEFQLLKYLLDKHDIQRVSVERVVSGQGVVAIYQFLRDRKISGESPEIAQVVRTWEQQAGQQEKTVDPGAAIGVAAIQGSDRLSVQTLQLFVDIYGAEAGNLALKFLPYGGLYIAGGIAPKIQTLLQKGNFLLNFSQKGRMRSLLEDIPVYIILNQQVGLIGAALRAARL, via the coding sequence ATGACCTTGTTACTAGCCGGAGACATCGGCGGCACAAAAACTATTTTGCGGTTGGTGGAAGCATCAGATTCACTAGAGTTACAGACTATTTATGAGGAAACTTACCGCAGTGGCGATTTTCCGGATTTAGTCCCGTTGGTGCAGCAGTTTTTAATCAAGGCGAATACGCCCGTACCACAAAAGGCTTGTTTTGCGATCGCGGGGCCAGTGGTAGATAATACAGCCAAGCTGACCAATTTAACTTGGTTTCTCGATACTGACCGTTTAAAACAAGAGTTAGGCATTGATTCGATGTGTCTAATTAATGACTTTGCGGCTGTGGGTTACGGCATTTTTGGGTTAAGTAAAAAAGATTTGCTGACTTTGCAAGTTGGTAAACACAAATTAGAAGCACCTATTGCCATTATTGGGGCTGGGACTGGCTTAGGACAAGGATTTTTGATTAAACAGGGCAATTACTACCAAGTCTTTCCCTCAGAGGGCGGACACGCTGATTTTGCTCCCCGTAGTGAGTTGGAATTTCAGCTATTGAAATACCTCCTGGATAAACATGATATCCAGCGTGTTTCTGTGGAAAGGGTAGTTTCGGGACAGGGAGTTGTGGCAATTTACCAATTTCTGCGAGACAGAAAAATATCGGGTGAATCACCAGAAATTGCCCAAGTTGTCAGAACCTGGGAACAACAAGCCGGACAGCAAGAAAAGACCGTAGATCCAGGTGCTGCTATTGGTGTAGCTGCAATCCAAGGAAGCGATCGCCTGTCAGTACAAACCTTACAATTATTTGTAGATATTTACGGTGCAGAAGCCGGGAATCTTGCCCTGAAATTCTTACCTTACGGCGGCTTATATATCGCTGGTGGGATTGCGCCCAAAATCCAAACCCTGCTGCAAAAAGGCAATTTTCTCTTAAACTTCAGTCAAAAAGGCAGGATGCGTTCCCTCCTTGAAGATATACCCGTGTATATTATTCTCAATCAACAAGTGGGGCTAATTGGTGCAGCTTTACGTGCAGCTAGGCTATAA
- a CDS encoding histidine phosphatase family protein, whose product MNQIVWIARHANRLDFVNPDWFLTAQRRYDPPLSDDGMVQTQQLAKRLQSEKIAHIFASPFLRTVQTANAVAEVLDLPIKLETGLSEWLNPDWMTEEPERLSIPALAELFPTIDTTYIPRIAAQYPETHEQVRERSGQTARCLATECYPQNILLVGHGASVLGAAMGLVGVIAKTEVKASLCSLVKIVRQGDEWLLELKGDTSHLTEIESVIRFA is encoded by the coding sequence ATGAATCAAATAGTTTGGATTGCAAGACACGCTAACCGCCTCGATTTCGTCAACCCTGATTGGTTTCTCACCGCCCAAAGACGTTATGATCCACCTTTGTCTGATGATGGTATGGTGCAAACACAGCAGTTAGCGAAACGCTTGCAATCAGAAAAAATTGCTCATATTTTCGCTTCTCCATTTCTGCGAACTGTCCAAACGGCTAACGCAGTTGCAGAAGTTTTAGATTTACCCATTAAACTAGAAACAGGTTTGAGTGAGTGGCTAAATCCGGACTGGATGACGGAAGAACCAGAAAGACTGTCAATTCCGGCCTTAGCAGAATTATTCCCCACAATTGATACTACCTACATACCGCGTATCGCCGCTCAATATCCTGAAACTCACGAACAAGTGCGGGAACGTTCTGGACAAACGGCTAGATGCTTGGCTACTGAATGCTATCCCCAAAATATTTTGCTGGTAGGACATGGTGCATCTGTATTGGGGGCAGCAATGGGGCTAGTAGGAGTCATTGCCAAAACAGAAGTCAAGGCTTCTTTATGTTCCTTAGTAAAAATTGTGCGCCAAGGCGATGAATGGTTGCTAGAACTAAAGGGAGATACTTCTCATTTAACAGAGATAGAGTCAGTGATTCGATTTGCTTAA
- a CDS encoding TRAP transporter small permease subunit — translation MERLLRIARIIDFCTERIGKLTSWLVLVMVILGVWNVSGRYLGRFIGINLTTNAYIEAQWYIFDLIFLLGAGYTLKHNEHVRVDVFYSSWPPRRKALADLLGTVLFLIPFCLMVIFFSWDTVLASWQILETSPDPDGLPRYPIKTMIIVSFVLLIFQGISQVIKNLAILQGRLEPQEESHDTGL, via the coding sequence TTGGAAAGACTATTAAGGATAGCCAGAATTATTGATTTCTGTACTGAACGCATTGGCAAATTGACCAGTTGGCTGGTGCTAGTCATGGTCATTCTTGGTGTATGGAATGTTTCAGGACGATACCTGGGGCGGTTTATTGGCATTAATTTAACTACTAACGCTTACATAGAAGCCCAGTGGTATATTTTTGATTTAATTTTCTTGTTGGGTGCGGGCTACACCTTAAAGCACAATGAACACGTCCGGGTGGATGTGTTTTACAGCAGTTGGCCGCCTCGGCGCAAAGCACTGGCAGATTTGTTGGGAACAGTGTTATTCCTAATTCCATTCTGTCTCATGGTGATATTTTTTTCCTGGGATACTGTCTTGGCTTCGTGGCAAATTCTCGAAACATCGCCAGATCCTGATGGTTTACCTCGCTACCCGATCAAAACCATGATTATTGTCTCCTTTGTGTTGTTGATTTTCCAGGGAATTTCTCAGGTAATCAAAAACTTGGCAATTCTTCAAGGCAGACTAGAACCCCAGGAGGAAAGTCATGACACTGGATTATGA
- a CDS encoding FAD-dependent oxidoreductase → MQKNIQPIKKTVVLIGGGHSHAIVLKMFGMNPLPGVHLTLITPTSDTPYSGMLPGHIAGFYKYDECHIDLRKLANFAQAHLYIDSAVGLDLNNHKVICANGTAINFDVLSIDIGSNPATISVSGATEYAIAAKPVPRLLQHWYQLLESVAKNPKKPINIAIVGGGAGGVELALSMQTHLHEILQQNHQPIQNLEIHLFQRHETLLPNYHHSVQRQFQQILIKRGINLHLGETVCQIAPMRSTLANRETKEIFEIKCESGLLVECHKIFWVTQASAPQWLKSAGLGTDDQGFILVEDTLQSQTHPEVFAAGDIATMVNHPRPKAGVFAVRQGQPLFENLQRTLLGQPLKPYIPQQQYLSLIGTGDKRAIACKGSLTSPPHQLLWCWKDWIDRRFMQRFRFEEGMREANRY, encoded by the coding sequence ATGCAGAAAAATATACAGCCTATTAAAAAAACTGTGGTGTTAATTGGTGGTGGACATAGCCATGCCATTGTATTAAAGATGTTTGGCATGAACCCTTTGCCAGGAGTACATTTAACTTTGATTACCCCAACCTCAGATACACCCTACTCTGGGATGCTACCAGGACACATTGCGGGATTTTATAAATATGATGAATGCCACATTGACTTACGAAAACTGGCTAATTTTGCTCAAGCACACTTATATATTGATAGCGCGGTGGGACTGGATTTGAATAATCACAAAGTAATTTGTGCCAACGGTACAGCCATAAACTTTGATGTCTTGTCTATTGATATTGGCAGTAATCCAGCCACGATATCTGTATCAGGTGCCACAGAATATGCAATTGCGGCTAAACCAGTGCCAAGATTATTGCAACATTGGTATCAGCTACTAGAAAGTGTAGCGAAAAATCCCAAAAAACCTATTAATATAGCGATTGTAGGTGGTGGTGCTGGTGGTGTGGAGTTAGCACTATCGATGCAAACTCATTTACATGAGATTTTGCAACAAAATCACCAACCAATTCAAAATCTGGAAATCCATTTATTCCAGCGTCATGAAACACTGTTGCCTAATTACCATCATTCAGTGCAACGTCAATTTCAGCAGATTTTAATTAAGCGTGGTATCAATTTGCATCTAGGAGAAACTGTCTGCCAAATTGCACCAATGCGTAGCACATTAGCTAATAGAGAAACTAAAGAAATCTTTGAGATTAAATGTGAATCTGGGTTATTGGTAGAATGTCACAAAATATTTTGGGTAACGCAAGCATCAGCACCCCAATGGTTAAAAAGTGCAGGACTTGGTACTGATGACCAAGGATTTATTTTGGTAGAGGATACATTACAATCTCAAACTCACCCAGAAGTATTCGCTGCGGGTGATATTGCGACAATGGTCAATCATCCGCGTCCCAAAGCTGGGGTGTTTGCTGTGCGCCAAGGTCAGCCATTGTTTGAGAATTTACAAAGGACTTTATTAGGTCAGCCACTCAAACCCTACATACCACAGCAACAATATCTCAGTTTAATTGGGACTGGTGACAAACGCGCGATCGCTTGCAAAGGATCTTTAACTTCACCCCCGCATCAACTCTTGTGGTGCTGGAAAGATTGGATTGACCGCCGCTTTATGCAACGGTTTAGGTTTGAGGAGGGGATGAGAGAGGCAAATAGATACTAA
- a CDS encoding pentapeptide repeat-containing protein: MLTAIINTYKILGQLKQHLANNQIPLKQIILGIVTAQEKVVDITFSALQNPLLLVAKHLNHENMDNRLAVIYHLEEFSQNYPQYHWEVMGILTNFVQNHAADINQNRFNNNPSPTIPTDIQVALTVIGRRNTHKVESDGQLDLSQTDMRGADLNQANLELANLYQVNLSGANLSGANLSGVILSAANLSGANLSGANLSGAILSAANLSGANLAGANLQQANLYLANLHGATLGETMLTGANLREAKFG, from the coding sequence ATGTTAACAGCCATTATTAATACTTACAAAATATTAGGACAATTAAAACAACATCTAGCTAATAATCAGATACCATTAAAACAAATCATCCTGGGGATAGTTACTGCTCAAGAAAAAGTAGTAGATATTACGTTTTCAGCGCTACAAAATCCTTTATTGTTAGTGGCAAAACATCTAAATCATGAAAATATGGATAACAGACTAGCAGTAATTTATCATTTAGAAGAATTTTCTCAAAATTATCCCCAATATCATTGGGAAGTAATGGGTATTCTCACGAATTTTGTGCAAAATCATGCTGCTGATATCAATCAAAATAGGTTTAACAACAATCCATCACCAACAATTCCTACAGATATTCAAGTAGCCCTGACAGTAATTGGGAGAAGAAATACTCATAAAGTCGAGTCAGACGGACAGCTGGATTTGAGCCAGACAGATATGAGAGGAGCGGATCTCAATCAAGCTAACCTAGAACTGGCAAATCTATATCAAGTTAATCTCTCTGGGGCTAACCTTTCTGGGGCTAACCTCTCTGGAGTAATTCTCAGTGCAGCTAACCTCTCTGGGGCTAACCTTTCTGGGGCTAATCTCTCTGGTGCAATTCTCAGTGCAGCTAACCTCTCTGGGGCTAATCTTGCCGGTGCTAATTTGCAGCAGGCTAATTTATATCTAGCAAATCTACACGGAGCTACTCTCGGTGAAACTATGCTCACAGGCGCAAATCTCCGAGAAGCCAAATTTGGATGA
- a CDS encoding pentapeptide repeat-containing protein encodes MSAYKTDKFWRWLIAITVLFVLSLTLIVFASSYLEELTVDQRIQSRNQVLTTTAIVFLGLAVLINAYYAAKRAEAMHKNAIAAEKSNEISIQNSQLTQEKLIVDRFMGAITQLGHEKIETRTGAIYVLERVAQDFPKEHWTIMEILTAFVRENAPIQTEEEQQRLEYLKPIYLGRYKSGARRTQKEEQNNHEVLPKIRRDIQAALTVIGRRNSLLEAQDQKLDLRNTDIRRADLLEANLERADLRGSNLCGANLRGSYLCEANLDGAQLTGCILYAANLLKANLNRANLCWANLNHAHLCGANLREANLLGASLRAANLSGANLYKANLQQATLKVANLSGAKLFLANLQWAKLGKANLQFAGLIGANLQGANLNGANLSGANLNAAKLQQTEIFFADLTEASFAEADLDRANLMGSDLNKASLFQANLSGTNLMGANLSDANFCDVKLEGAILTGAKNVQLQQIRMALGDRTTRLPDYLEAPVDWRQSG; translated from the coding sequence ATGTCTGCTTATAAGACAGACAAATTCTGGCGTTGGTTGATAGCTATAACAGTGCTGTTTGTGCTTTCACTAACTTTGATTGTTTTTGCATCGTCCTACCTTGAGGAATTGACAGTTGACCAACGAATACAATCTCGAAATCAGGTATTAACAACCACGGCTATAGTTTTTCTGGGCTTGGCAGTGTTGATTAATGCTTACTATGCAGCAAAGCGTGCGGAAGCTATGCACAAAAATGCGATCGCGGCTGAAAAAAGCAACGAAATTAGTATTCAAAACTCCCAACTGACTCAAGAAAAGCTGATTGTAGACCGCTTTATGGGAGCAATTACCCAGCTTGGACATGAAAAAATTGAAACCCGAACAGGTGCAATTTATGTTTTAGAAAGAGTTGCACAAGATTTCCCCAAAGAACACTGGACAATCATGGAAATCCTCACGGCTTTTGTCCGGGAAAATGCTCCCATTCAAACAGAGGAAGAACAACAAAGGCTGGAATATTTAAAGCCAATATACTTGGGGAGATACAAAAGCGGGGCGCGTCGGACACAGAAGGAGGAACAGAACAACCACGAAGTCTTACCAAAAATTCGCCGAGATATTCAAGCAGCCTTAACTGTAATCGGACGGCGTAATTCTCTGCTAGAAGCGCAAGATCAAAAACTCGATTTACGTAATACCGATATTCGGCGAGCCGACTTGCTGGAAGCGAACCTAGAAAGAGCCGATTTGCGCGGTTCTAACCTTTGTGGAGCTAACCTGCGAGGTTCCTACCTGTGTGAGGCCAATCTGGACGGCGCTCAACTCACTGGCTGTATTCTATATGCAGCCAACCTGCTCAAAGCTAACCTGAATCGAGCCAACCTCTGTTGGGCAAACTTGAATCATGCTCACCTTTGTGGGGCAAATTTACGAGAAGCCAACCTTTTGGGAGCAAGTCTGCGTGCAGCTAACCTCTCTGGGGCTAACCTTTATAAAGCTAATTTGCAACAGGCGACCTTGAAAGTTGCTAACCTCTCTGGCGCAAAGTTGTTTCTAGCTAACTTGCAATGGGCGAAACTGGGTAAAGCCAATCTGCAATTTGCCGGACTAATTGGAGCCAATCTCCAAGGAGCTAATTTGAATGGGGCGAACCTCTCTGGGGCGAACCTGAATGCTGCTAAATTACAACAAACAGAAATCTTTTTTGCCGACCTCACCGAAGCCAGTTTTGCTGAAGCTGACTTAGATAGAGCCAATCTCATGGGTTCAGACCTGAATAAGGCTAGTCTTTTTCAAGCTAACCTTTCTGGAACTAACCTCATGGGAGCTAACCTATCGGATGCTAACTTCTGTGATGTCAAACTGGAAGGAGCTATTTTGACAGGAGCAAAAAATGTCCAGTTACAACAGATTAGAATGGCCTTAGGCGATCGCACAACTCGTCTACCTGACTATTTAGAAGCTCCAGTAGATTGGCGGCAATCTGGGTGA
- a CDS encoding TRAP transporter substrate-binding protein → MKRRKILNTGAIATATAVTLGSCARTQTAANVQTGLPNIRWRMATSWPKSLGIFSGADIVAKRVREMTNGRFNITPFAAGEVVPGLQVMDAVQAGTVQCGHTAGYYYIGKNLALAFATSVPFGFNAQQQNSWLYHGGGLEAMQKIYSDFNIINFPAGNTGAQMGGWFKREINTVADLQGLKMRIPGIGGQVISRMGVSVQVLPGGEIFLALDRGAIDAAEWVGPYDDEKLGLQKAAQFYYYPGWWEPGPTLEVLVNRSAWDKLPKEYQEIFKTATHEANMNMLTEYDALNGQALSRLVAGGTKLVSFSPEIMQASQKVSFEFLEENASKDATFKEVYEQWNGFRKQIFDWNRVNELSYANFAMLNS, encoded by the coding sequence ATGAAACGTCGAAAAATTCTTAACACAGGTGCGATCGCCACTGCAACTGCTGTAACATTAGGCTCATGTGCGCGTACCCAAACCGCCGCTAATGTGCAAACTGGACTACCGAATATTCGGTGGCGAATGGCAACCAGCTGGCCTAAATCTCTAGGGATTTTTAGCGGTGCAGATATAGTTGCCAAGCGCGTGAGAGAAATGACCAACGGACGTTTTAACATTACACCCTTTGCGGCGGGGGAAGTAGTTCCGGGGTTACAAGTCATGGATGCTGTGCAAGCGGGAACAGTGCAATGCGGACACACCGCTGGTTATTATTACATCGGTAAAAACTTAGCTTTAGCCTTTGCTACCTCCGTACCCTTTGGCTTTAATGCCCAACAGCAAAACTCTTGGCTGTATCATGGTGGGGGACTAGAAGCCATGCAAAAAATTTATAGCGACTTCAATATAATTAACTTTCCGGCTGGTAACACCGGGGCGCAAATGGGAGGATGGTTTAAAAGAGAAATTAACACTGTTGCCGACCTTCAAGGTTTAAAAATGCGTATTCCCGGAATCGGCGGACAAGTCATATCTCGCATGGGTGTGAGTGTGCAAGTCTTACCCGGAGGTGAAATTTTCTTAGCACTAGATAGGGGTGCAATTGATGCGGCTGAGTGGGTAGGCCCTTACGATGACGAAAAACTGGGTTTACAAAAAGCCGCCCAATTTTACTATTATCCAGGCTGGTGGGAACCAGGCCCGACATTAGAAGTCCTAGTTAACCGTAGTGCTTGGGATAAATTGCCCAAAGAATACCAAGAGATTTTCAAAACAGCGACTCATGAAGCCAACATGAATATGCTAACTGAGTACGATGCCTTAAATGGTCAAGCACTTTCAAGATTGGTCGCTGGTGGGACTAAATTAGTTTCCTTTAGCCCAGAAATTATGCAAGCATCACAAAAAGTTTCCTTTGAATTCTTAGAGGAAAATGCTAGTAAAGACGCAACTTTTAAAGAAGTTTACGAACAATGGAACGGCTTCCGTAAACAAATTTTCGACTGGAATCGTGTCAATGAATTGAGTTATGCCAATTTTGCTATGTTAAATAGTTAG
- a CDS encoding TRAP transporter large permease subunit encodes MTLDYEWLGLVMFAGALVLLSLGYPVAFSLGGVSILFGIVGISLGVFDPVFLTAMPQRIFGIMANYTLLAIPYFIFMGSMLEKSGIAENLLETMGIVLGRLRGGLALAVVLVGALLAATTGVVAATVVAMGLISLPIMLRYGYNKQFATGVIAASGTLGQIIPPSVVLVVLGDQLGISVGDLFLGSLIPGLMMSGAFALHVLIVAFLKPDLAPALPAEVREIGGKALGKRIFQVMLPPLILILLVLGSIFFGFATPTEAGAVGCAGAIALAAANRKLTLESLRQVCDTTLKITSMVLFILLGSTAFSLVFRGVNGDQFMFDVLANLPGGTIGFLIVSMATVFILGFFIDFFEIAFIVVPLFVPVAQQLNIDLVWYGVILGANLQTSFLTPPFGFALFYLRGVAPPEVSTSDIYRGVIPFILLQILVLVLIIAFPGIVSFLPNLGR; translated from the coding sequence ATGACACTGGATTATGAATGGCTGGGACTAGTGATGTTTGCGGGGGCGTTAGTGCTGCTATCGCTGGGATATCCAGTTGCTTTTTCTCTGGGTGGAGTGTCAATTTTATTTGGCATAGTGGGCATATCACTCGGTGTATTTGACCCGGTGTTTCTGACTGCTATGCCACAGCGTATTTTTGGCATTATGGCCAATTACACTCTGTTAGCTATCCCTTACTTTATCTTCATGGGGTCAATGCTGGAGAAATCCGGGATAGCTGAGAATTTGTTGGAAACAATGGGGATTGTGTTGGGACGCTTACGTGGCGGACTAGCTTTAGCTGTGGTGTTGGTGGGGGCGCTTTTAGCAGCAACTACTGGTGTGGTAGCTGCAACCGTGGTGGCTATGGGTTTAATTTCCCTACCAATTATGCTGCGCTATGGATATAACAAACAATTTGCTACTGGTGTAATTGCGGCATCGGGTACTTTGGGGCAAATTATCCCGCCGAGTGTCGTGTTAGTAGTATTGGGTGATCAGTTGGGGATTTCCGTGGGTGATTTATTTCTCGGTTCACTGATTCCCGGTTTGATGATGTCGGGTGCATTTGCCCTTCATGTGCTGATTGTGGCATTTTTAAAGCCAGATTTAGCGCCGGCTTTGCCTGCTGAGGTGCGAGAAATTGGTGGCAAAGCTTTGGGAAAACGCATATTTCAGGTGATGCTACCGCCGTTGATTCTGATTTTACTGGTTTTGGGAAGTATCTTTTTTGGCTTTGCTACGCCAACAGAGGCGGGGGCTGTGGGTTGTGCTGGCGCGATCGCACTGGCTGCTGCAAACCGTAAACTTACTTTAGAATCTCTGCGTCAGGTTTGTGATACCACTTTAAAAATCACCAGCATGGTGCTGTTTATTCTGTTGGGTTCTACAGCCTTTAGTTTAGTATTCCGGGGAGTAAATGGCGATCAATTTATGTTCGATGTCCTGGCTAATCTTCCCGGCGGTACAATCGGCTTTTTGATTGTCAGCATGGCAACGGTTTTTATTCTGGGCTTTTTTATTGACTTTTTCGAGATTGCCTTTATTGTTGTCCCTTTATTTGTGCCGGTAGCCCAACAATTAAACATTGACTTGGTTTGGTATGGTGTAATTTTGGGAGCAAATTTACAAACGTCTTTCCTTACCCCTCCCTTTGGTTTTGCGTTATTTTATCTGCGTGGTGTCGCACCGCCAGAAGTCTCCACATCTGACATCTATCGCGGTGTCATCCCGTTTATTTTGTTGCAAATATTAGTTTTGGTCTTAATTATCGCTTTCCCCGGTATTGTGAGTTTTTTACCAAATTTGGGACGATGA
- a CDS encoding SAM-dependent methyltransferase produces MGLQLESIIPWGRSMLEYTQMFDLTPEELKLNILDCAGGPASFNAEMTLQGYKVISCDPVYQFTADEIAQRIQDTYEIVIQGVKANQEFYVWQNIPSPEMMGEIRMEAMRQFLGDFPNGINQGRYLKDELPVLPFATNQFYLALCSHLLFTYSEQLSAEFHLASIVEMCRVAKEVRIFPLLQLSGELSPWLQPVINELQQRGYATEIKQVAYEFQKNGNQMLCVKL; encoded by the coding sequence ATGGGTCTTCAACTCGAAAGCATCATTCCTTGGGGACGTTCAATGCTTGAATATACCCAGATGTTTGATTTAACTCCTGAAGAATTAAAATTGAATATACTCGATTGTGCTGGTGGACCGGCTAGTTTCAATGCGGAAATGACACTTCAAGGCTACAAAGTTATTTCTTGTGACCCCGTTTATCAGTTCACCGCCGATGAAATTGCCCAACGCATTCAAGACACTTATGAAATAGTTATCCAAGGCGTTAAAGCCAATCAAGAATTCTATGTTTGGCAGAATATCCCATCACCGGAAATGATGGGTGAAATTCGGATGGAGGCAATGCGTCAATTTTTAGGAGATTTCCCTAACGGAATTAATCAAGGGCGTTATCTAAAAGATGAATTACCTGTTTTACCTTTTGCCACAAATCAATTTTATTTAGCTTTGTGTTCCCACTTATTATTTACCTATTCTGAGCAACTTTCAGCAGAGTTTCATTTAGCATCGATTGTGGAAATGTGCCGAGTTGCCAAGGAAGTACGCATTTTTCCACTGTTACAATTATCTGGTGAATTATCTCCCTGGCTGCAACCAGTCATCAATGAATTACAACAACGGGGATATGCGACAGAAATTAAACAAGTTGCTTATGAATTTCAGAAGAATGGCAACCAAATGTTATGTGTAAAATTATAG
- a CDS encoding cytochrome b/b6 domain-containing protein: MASNLPAPKGKLPVQAIGAKIFHSVNIISLFLMLTSGLQIYNANPVFGGRAGLHIPPIFTLGGWLAGGRHWHFAAMWLFSLNLLWYGIYVLITRRWRHRFVGVNDIKALQKTQNSRRLSYAWHRIIYTAIIPILLLALLTGIGMYKPAQFPWIVDMFGDWQALRIVHFSSVPMVVIFTVIHSLLGRKAGGSQLTESMFW, encoded by the coding sequence ATGGCTTCAAACCTTCCCGCACCCAAAGGAAAATTACCTGTCCAAGCCATAGGGGCTAAGATTTTCCACTCTGTGAATATCATTAGTCTGTTTCTCATGCTTACCAGTGGGTTACAAATTTACAATGCTAACCCCGTATTTGGTGGACGTGCTGGTTTACACATTCCTCCCATATTTACATTAGGCGGTTGGTTAGCGGGAGGTAGACACTGGCACTTTGCGGCTATGTGGTTATTCTCATTAAATCTCCTGTGGTATGGAATTTATGTTTTAATTACCCGACGCTGGCGACATAGATTTGTTGGTGTTAATGATATCAAAGCATTACAAAAAACTCAAAATTCCCGACGTTTAAGTTATGCTTGGCATCGCATAATATATACAGCAATTATTCCTATTTTATTGTTAGCATTACTTACAGGTATCGGTATGTATAAACCTGCTCAATTTCCCTGGATTGTCGATATGTTTGGCGATTGGCAAGCATTACGAATCGTTCATTTTTCATCAGTACCAATGGTAGTCATATTTACAGTTATTCACTCATTATTAGGCAGAAAAGCAGGAGGTTCTCAACTTACTGAATCCATGTTTTGGTAA
- a CDS encoding molybdopterin-dependent oxidoreductase, whose amino-acid sequence MTLHYIQRRQFLKMSGLSSISLLLGGCGTQAFEDIVGPLSEPLNRKVGQLIFQSQKPVPEFALSQVKPEELIVNTFRNTPIIDADKYRLIIDGEVNNPLSLTLAEIQALPLTSMIIRHVCVEGWAAIVQWGGVCLREIIALAEPQANVQFAYFKSADGYYESWDIASALHPQTLLAYEKNGAALPVDNGAPLRLASPIKLGYKQSKWVTKISLLSSLSPFKGYWEDQGYDWFAGL is encoded by the coding sequence ATGACTTTACATTACATACAGCGTCGTCAATTTCTGAAAATGTCGGGATTATCTAGCATAAGTTTACTTCTCGGTGGTTGTGGGACACAAGCATTTGAAGATATAGTCGGGCCACTTTCTGAACCATTAAATCGCAAAGTTGGACAATTAATATTTCAATCCCAAAAGCCTGTACCAGAGTTTGCACTGAGTCAAGTTAAACCAGAGGAATTGATAGTTAATACCTTCAGAAATACGCCAATTATTGATGCAGATAAATATCGTTTAATTATTGATGGTGAAGTTAATAATCCTCTTAGCCTCACCTTGGCTGAAATTCAAGCTTTACCCCTAACTTCTATGATTATTCGCCATGTTTGTGTGGAAGGTTGGGCGGCTATAGTCCAGTGGGGTGGTGTCTGTCTACGAGAAATTATCGCTCTTGCTGAACCTCAAGCTAATGTCCAGTTTGCTTATTTTAAATCGGCTGATGGTTATTATGAAAGTTGGGATATAGCTTCGGCTTTACATCCTCAAACTTTGTTAGCTTATGAGAAAAATGGCGCAGCTTTACCAGTTGATAATGGTGCGCCTTTACGTTTAGCTTCGCCCATTAAACTTGGTTATAAGCAGAGTAAGTGGGTGACTAAAATCTCTCTTTTGAGTAGTTTATCACCGTTTAAGGGTTACTGGGAGGATCAGGGTTATGACTGGTTTGCAGGACTTTAG